A region of Emys orbicularis isolate rEmyOrb1 chromosome 20, rEmyOrb1.hap1, whole genome shotgun sequence DNA encodes the following proteins:
- the LOC135892332 gene encoding immunoglobulin kappa light chain-like: MLFTKYLLWSFMVVRVQLFLHRLQPFLFVNINDTAKIQCSSKEQFLAGGVIAQWYRRREGKAPMLIKRCSDNQKVNKVACISEGHNLTLAIYNAQRNDSGVYYCINSRIILTFGNGFTLIVGDSYTTSSWVLPLAPSPHSLLSPGTADLACVVHGVSNPVQISWSISGDLQEQGLTRSLKAKDGSLVFINRISVPVATWTSGKNFTCDVKFNSSGKSVKKIARYIEATTCVCFFASSTAPASECSHYIVPLAAGAGLLLLLVSLSLVWTLCPSTLGFKPRISAPPASEEHQGGILYAHLDFDSRNRNGRTMQRSARGKRVKP; this comes from the exons ATGCTGTTCACCAAATATCTGCTTTGGTCTTTCATGG TGGTacgagtgcagttatttttgcaTCGACTTCAGCCATTCCTGTTTGTGAACATTAATGATACAGCAAAGATCCAGTGCTCTTCCAAAGAACAATTTTTAGCAGGAGGTGTGATAGCTCAGTGGTACAGGAGACGAGAAGGCAAGGCCCCCATGTTAATTAAGAGATGCTCAGATAAtcaaaaagtaaataaagttgCTTGCATATCGGAAGGACACAACTTGACACTGGCAATCTACAATGCCCAACGGAATGACTCGGGGGTTTATTACTGTATCAATTCGCGCATCATCTTGACTTTTGGCAATGGATTCACCCTGATTGTTGGAG acaGTTACACCACCAGCAGTTGGGTGCTGCCTCTGgctccatctccccacagcctcctctcccccggGACGGCTGATCTGGCTTGCGTGGTCCATGGAGTTTCCAACCCAGTCCAAATTTCCTGGAGTATTTCTGGGGATCTGCAGGAACAGGGGCTGACGCGTTCGCTGAAAGCAAAGGATGGCTCCTTGGTGTTCATAAATCGCATCAGTGTCCCCGTGGCCACCTGGACCAGTGGGAAGAATTTCACCTGTGATGTTAAATTCAACTCATCTGGCAAGAGTGTTAAGAAAATTGCCAGGTATATTGAAG CCACTACTTGTGTCTGTTTTTTTGCttcctccacagcccctgccagcgaGTGCTCACATTACATTGTGCCCCTTGCGGCTGGTGCtggtctgctgctgctgttggtgtCTCTGAGCCTCGTCTGGACCCTCTGCCCTTCCACGCTAG GATTCAAGCCCAGGATCTCAGCACCTCCAGCTTCAGAGGAGCACCAG GGTGGGATCTTATACGCTCATCTGGATTTTGATTCGCGGAATCGCAACGGGCGCACGATGCAGCGATCGGCCAGAGGGAAACGTGTAAAGCCCTGA
- the LOC135892286 gene encoding immunoglobulin kappa light chain-like: MIFAEYLVLSSLVLGVQLFLYQTQRIQFVEVNDTAKMHCSSTENLEGGGLKVFWYLRREGETLTCIKRCSDDLNVSKFACKHETHSSTLEISNVQKTESGIYYCAYKYSSYLIFGNGTTLIVGDSYTNSSWVMLLVPFPHGSQVNETANLACVIHGVSRPVHVSWSVSGELQEQGLTRSLKAKDGSLTLINHISVPIDTWTSGKNFTCEVKFNSSGTSVKKSTRYLLASSTAPASECSHYIVPIAAGAGLLLLVVSLSLVWTLCPSTLGFQPRISAPPASQEDQGGILYAHLDFDSRNRNGRTMQRPARGKSTKP, translated from the exons ATGATCTTTGCCGAGTATCTGGTTTTATCTTCCTTAG TGCTAGGAGTGCAGTTATTTCTGTACCAGACTCAGCGGATCCAGTTTGTTGAAGTTAATGACACCGCCAAGATGCACTGTTCTTCCACGGAAAACTTGGAAGGAGGAGGATTGAAAGTGTTTTGGTATTTGAGAAGAGAAGGTGAGACTCTAACATGCATTAAGCGCTGTTCGGATGATCTAAATGTAAGTAAATTTGCTTGCAAACACGAGACACACAGCTCGACCCTGGAAATCAGCAATGTCCAAAAGACTGAGTCTGGCATTTACTACTGTGCCTATAAATACAGCAGCTACCTGATCTTCGGGAATGGAACCACACTGATTGTTGGAG ACAGTTATACCAACAGCAGCTGGGTGATGCTTCTGGTCCCATTTCCACATGGCAGTCAAGTCAACGAGACAGCGAATCTGGCCTGTGTGATCCATGGAGTGTCCAGACCAGTTCATGTTTCCTGGAGTGTttctggggagctgcaggaacaGGGGCTGACGCGCTCATTGAAAGCAAAGGATGGATCTTTAACGCTCATAAATCACATCAGCGTCCCCATAGACACCTGGACCAGTGGGAAGAATTTCACCTGTGAAGTCAAATTCAACTCTTCTGGCACCAGTGTAAAGAAAAGTACCAGGTATC ttcttgcttcctccacagcccctgccagcgaGTGCTCACATTACATTGTGCCCATTGCGGCTGGTGCtggtctgctgctgctggtggtgtctCTGAGCCTCGTCTGGACCCTCTGCCCTTCCACGCTAG GATTCCAGCCCAGGATCTCAGCACCCCCAGCTTCACAGGAGGACCAG GGTGGGATCTTATATGCTCATCTGGATTTTGATTCGCGGAATCGCAACGGGCGCACGATGCAGCGACCGGCCAGAGGGAAAAGCACAAAACCCTGA